The following proteins are co-located in the Sphingorhabdus lutea genome:
- a CDS encoding amidohydrolase, with translation MKRKILPLLTALLCGLSSNAAYADGLISNVNGITLDEEGKVIRFEAMLIDANGNVSQLLTSKDKAPKQLDYNHDGKGQIMLPGMIDAHGHVMGLGFQLLTLDLSGTNSLEEALAAIKKYAADNPDRKWIIGRGWNQEKWGLGRFPTAKELDSAVADMPVWLERVDGHAGWANSMAMQIAKIDEKSVSPNGGRIEKIDGKPIGIFIDAASELVQKHVPVPLPRDRDLALAKAQEKLLSLGITSIADMGTSIDDWQAYRRAGDAGWLSFRIFGYAAGTEEMVKIAGPGPTPWLYDDKLRLGGVKLYLDGALGSRGAWLKKPYADAPTQTGLQFLSFSDLRNYMARAAMDGFQPAVHAIGDAANADVIDAIEDLSQTYGGDRRWRIEHVQIVDPADLPKLGQHGIISSMQPVHQTSDRLMAEVRLGQERLNGAYAWQSIIKAGGRLALGSDVPVESADPFAGLAAAISREDADGQPFGGWLPAERVTREQALAGFTIDGAYAAFAEKKLGSLTPGHRADFILVDTDPLLASPSQIRKTKVLETWVGGRPVYNHIKKMDEK, from the coding sequence ATGAAACGTAAAATATTACCCCTTTTGACCGCTTTATTATGCGGCCTATCCTCCAACGCGGCCTATGCCGATGGTTTAATTTCCAATGTCAATGGCATTACATTGGATGAAGAGGGCAAGGTCATCCGGTTCGAAGCCATGTTAATCGACGCCAATGGCAATGTGTCACAATTATTGACCAGCAAGGATAAAGCACCAAAGCAGCTGGATTATAATCATGATGGCAAGGGGCAGATTATGCTGCCGGGCATGATTGATGCGCATGGCCATGTCATGGGGCTTGGCTTTCAGCTGTTAACATTGGATTTGTCGGGCACAAATTCATTGGAGGAGGCTTTGGCCGCAATTAAAAAATATGCCGCCGATAATCCAGACCGCAAATGGATAATCGGGCGCGGATGGAATCAGGAAAAATGGGGTCTTGGCCGATTTCCCACGGCAAAGGAATTGGACAGCGCCGTTGCCGACATGCCAGTATGGTTGGAACGGGTGGATGGCCATGCCGGATGGGCGAACAGCATGGCAATGCAAATTGCCAAAATAGATGAAAAGAGCGTTTCTCCCAATGGCGGACGGATTGAAAAAATTGATGGAAAGCCCATTGGCATTTTTATTGATGCCGCCAGCGAATTGGTTCAAAAACATGTCCCCGTCCCCTTACCCCGTGACCGCGACCTTGCCTTGGCAAAGGCGCAGGAAAAATTATTATCATTGGGCATAACATCCATTGCCGATATGGGGACCAGCATTGATGATTGGCAGGCATATCGCCGCGCAGGTGATGCGGGATGGCTGTCGTTTCGCATTTTTGGCTATGCTGCGGGCACGGAGGAAATGGTCAAAATTGCAGGACCTGGCCCTACCCCATGGTTATATGATGATAAATTGCGCCTTGGCGGGGTGAAATTATATCTTGATGGCGCATTGGGCAGCAGGGGCGCATGGCTGAAAAAACCATATGCCGATGCGCCGACGCAAACGGGTTTGCAATTTTTATCATTTAGCGACCTGCGCAATTATATGGCCCGCGCGGCAATGGATGGGTTTCAACCCGCCGTCCATGCCATTGGTGATGCGGCAAATGCCGATGTTATCGATGCGATAGAGGATTTGTCCCAAACCTATGGCGGGGACAGACGTTGGCGCATTGAACATGTGCAAATTGTTGATCCGGCCGATTTACCAAAATTGGGACAACATGGTATAATTTCATCGATGCAGCCCGTGCATCAAACATCCGACCGTTTAATGGCAGAGGTTCGTTTGGGCCAAGAAAGATTAAACGGCGCCTATGCATGGCAATCCATTATAAAGGCCGGTGGGCGATTGGCGCTGGGTTCGGATGTGCCGGTGGAATCGGCTGATCCCTTTGCCGGATTGGCCGCCGCCATTTCGCGCGAAGATGCAGATGGCCAGCCATTTGGTGGGTGGCTGCCCGCTGAACGCGTGACCCGTGAACAGGCATTGGCCGGATTTACCATAGATGGGGCATATGCCGCCTTTGCTGAGAAAAAATTGGGCAGCCTGACCCCCGGTCATCGCGCCGATTTTATTTTGGTGGATACCGATCCCCTATTGGCCAGTCCATCGCAAATCCGAAAGACAAAGGTTCTGGAAACATGGGTTGGTGGGCGTCCTGTTTATAATCATATAAAGAAAATGGACGAAAAATAA